In the genome of Shewanella glacialimarina, one region contains:
- a CDS encoding monovalent cation:proton antiporter-2 (CPA2) family protein, which yields MENNMFIHILFMLVIAIATIAILGRVGLPAILAYLLTGVISGPSGFHWFTQHEMHYVAELGVVLLMFTLGLEFSVPRLWSMRRTVFGLGSAQVIVTAFIAGGVAYLLGQNLVAAVVIGSAIALSSTAIVLKLMNEQGWLRRRHGELSVSVLLFQDLAVVPMLILLPLLANDGSQMSLNSIAYALLTGILAFLGLMSFGKWVLPRIFDEVARSRSNELFVLSTLVVALLTGAFTQWVGLSMALGAFIAGMLLGESQYRRQLEADIRPFRDLLMGLFFISIGMMLDFNLVMQYWWQILTILIAAVALKIIIVYGLLKLAGEHAKVALSTAISLGQVGEFSFVLLALAVNYQLLDTEVSTVLVAVAVISMSFAPWLIRHSVDIAKKFKGGKPSKSMESQTITLPGGDDDDFVVILGYGRVGQTIARFLKTEAINYIVLDLDPIRVTESRAAGEPVYFGDACKMGILKRIGIRQASMVVVTFTEERQAEEALAVSRKLAPDAKILIRTRDDSNLKELKEAGATQVIPESLEGSLMLVSQVLYKCGVPLPRIIKRLESERRNHYQYLHGFFSGTETDFTLDLLHAVSLSTSASSVGKKVADIPWHQLEVELRAVRRKGSEIEPAPDDWVFRRNDILMLVGKPRSIEKAEEYLLQG from the coding sequence ATGGAAAACAATATGTTTATTCATATTTTGTTCATGCTAGTCATCGCCATTGCGACGATTGCTATTTTAGGGCGTGTAGGACTGCCAGCTATTCTTGCTTATCTTTTGACGGGTGTGATCAGCGGACCTAGTGGTTTTCACTGGTTTACTCAACATGAAATGCATTATGTTGCCGAGCTTGGCGTGGTGCTGCTGATGTTTACCTTAGGCCTTGAGTTTTCTGTTCCGCGTTTATGGTCAATGCGCCGTACTGTATTTGGCTTAGGCAGTGCGCAAGTTATTGTCACCGCTTTTATAGCCGGTGGTGTGGCTTATCTATTAGGTCAGAATTTGGTTGCTGCTGTGGTTATTGGCTCGGCTATCGCATTATCTTCTACCGCCATTGTACTGAAACTAATGAACGAGCAAGGCTGGCTAAGACGACGCCACGGCGAGTTGTCGGTCAGTGTTTTGCTATTTCAAGATTTAGCCGTAGTACCCATGTTAATTTTATTACCCTTACTGGCAAATGATGGCAGCCAGATGAGTTTAAATAGCATTGCGTATGCTCTGCTGACCGGTATTTTGGCCTTCTTGGGATTAATGTCATTTGGTAAGTGGGTCTTGCCGCGTATTTTTGATGAAGTCGCTCGCTCACGTTCTAACGAGTTATTTGTGTTGTCGACCTTAGTTGTTGCCTTATTGACGGGGGCATTTACCCAGTGGGTAGGGTTATCGATGGCATTAGGGGCGTTTATTGCCGGTATGCTACTTGGAGAAAGCCAGTATCGTCGCCAGTTAGAAGCCGATATTCGCCCATTTAGAGATTTGCTGATGGGGCTATTTTTTATCTCAATAGGGATGATGCTGGACTTTAATTTGGTGATGCAATATTGGTGGCAAATATTGACCATCTTGATTGCCGCTGTCGCACTTAAAATAATAATCGTCTATGGCTTGTTAAAGCTGGCGGGTGAACACGCCAAAGTGGCATTAAGCACAGCCATCAGTTTGGGGCAAGTCGGTGAGTTTAGTTTTGTGTTGTTGGCCTTGGCAGTTAACTATCAGTTATTAGACACTGAAGTTAGCACCGTATTAGTTGCAGTAGCCGTTATTTCAATGTCATTCGCCCCCTGGTTAATCCGTCACAGTGTCGATATTGCCAAGAAGTTTAAGGGCGGAAAACCATCTAAAAGCATGGAGTCGCAAACCATTACTTTACCTGGCGGCGATGATGATGACTTTGTGGTGATTTTAGGCTACGGCCGTGTAGGGCAAACCATCGCACGTTTCTTAAAAACCGAAGCGATCAATTACATTGTGTTAGACCTTGATCCTATCCGTGTTACAGAGTCTCGAGCAGCGGGTGAGCCGGTTTATTTTGGCGATGCCTGTAAAATGGGCATTTTAAAGCGAATTGGGATCCGCCAGGCCAGTATGGTGGTAGTGACGTTCACCGAAGAGCGTCAAGCAGAGGAGGCGTTAGCGGTAAGTCGAAAATTAGCCCCTGATGCTAAAATACTTATCCGCACCCGAGATGATTCTAATCTAAAAGAGCTTAAAGAGGCTGGAGCAACACAGGTTATACCTGAGTCGCTTGAAGGTAGTCTGATGTTAGTGTCGCAAGTGCTCTATAAGTGCGGAGTACCTTTACCGCGTATTATTAAGCGGCTTGAATCTGAAAGACGTAATCATTATCAATACTTACATGGTTTTTTCTCCGGCACCGAAACAGATTTTACTTTGGACTTATTACATGCAGTGTCGTTAAGTACCAGCGCCAGCAGTGTCGGTAAAAAAGTCGCGGACATTCCATGGCATCAATTGGAAGTTGAGCTTCGAGCCGTGCGAAGAAAAGGCTCTGAAATTGAGCCCGCACCAGATGACTGGGTATTTCGCCGTAATGATATTTTAATGCTTGTGGGTAAACCTCGCAGTATTGAAAAAGCCGAAGAATATTTATTACAAGGATGA
- the dgcS gene encoding diguanylate cyclase DgcS, whose translation MDFAIATELFPEEYGYRSNTYLRMEPELDLVQVIQQLHASLDPRTVFACYGKIVGQHLPIKALQLFTADQKFTWGRHNGIELVRHIKTESDTLKIHYYLSVPLSPIQMKLLNHIEALTLQPFSNALKYQQVSNQAMFDALTGLGNRYYFRKSMHKSIARAQRKQGHVSLIVLDLDKFKQLNDQFGHTVGDKVLTGFAALINDAIRDTDQAFRIGGDEFVVITEGGSPAASLVCQRIIDNLPLHPELMEYNVKCSLGIAQSRAKEDLTTLYERADKAMYSAKAAGRNCFRICADTQ comes from the coding sequence ATGGACTTTGCTATTGCAACCGAACTTTTCCCAGAAGAATATGGGTATAGGTCAAACACCTATCTACGAATGGAGCCTGAACTTGATCTAGTCCAAGTCATCCAGCAATTACATGCAAGTTTAGATCCTCGGACAGTATTTGCCTGTTATGGCAAAATTGTCGGTCAACATTTGCCGATAAAAGCCCTGCAACTGTTCACTGCAGATCAAAAGTTTACCTGGGGACGTCACAATGGTATTGAGTTAGTGCGTCATATCAAAACTGAATCTGACACGCTAAAGATACATTACTATCTTTCTGTGCCGCTCAGCCCAATACAGATGAAACTACTTAACCATATTGAAGCATTAACTCTGCAGCCATTTAGTAATGCACTTAAGTATCAACAGGTATCTAACCAGGCTATGTTTGATGCATTAACAGGACTTGGTAATCGTTATTACTTTAGAAAATCGATGCATAAAAGCATTGCCAGAGCGCAGCGTAAACAAGGCCATGTGTCGTTAATCGTATTAGATTTAGATAAATTTAAACAACTTAATGACCAATTTGGTCATACTGTTGGCGATAAGGTACTCACAGGCTTTGCCGCACTAATTAATGATGCCATACGAGATACCGATCAGGCATTTCGCATTGGTGGCGATGAATTTGTCGTTATCACCGAAGGTGGATCACCCGCTGCAAGCTTAGTATGCCAACGCATTATTGATAACTTACCTCTGCACCCAGAGTTAATGGAATATAATGTTAAGTGTAGCTTAGGTATAGCTCAATCGCGTGCTAAAGAAGATTTGACAACACTTTATGAGCGCGCCGATAAAGCCATGTACAGTGCAAAAGCGGCCGGTAGAAACTGTTTTAGAATTTGTGCTGACACGCAATAG
- a CDS encoding RimK family protein: protein MAQFLIVTDDASDWRPYLPSDNMVTVHDYLNMGAYSDKGAMQVINLCRSYDYLSTGYYCSLMAEARGHRVIPRVMTINDLSQDRFFSLPQSGLDKLAATVNDISMKIFFGYCDNPALEKIARKIFERFTVPILEVRLSKQSDKWQVDTIEPAAFQNLTDVEQDLFAKYLEVFSQKVWKLPKAAKRYRYEIAMLVDEDEKMPPSDKAALKLFTKSANRIGMDLVQIGSRDLARLSEFDGLFIRSTTNISNFTYRFAKAAEQLGLVVMDDPESIMKCTNKVFLTELLNRHKVPVPKSLIFKKSDENWVDNVIETIGLPAVLKVPDGAFSLGVLKVKDRETLIEQANKIFEHSALILAQAFMPTDYDWRIGMLNRQPIYACRYFMSRGHWQIYQHHQSGRVSSGDFDCVDLKMVPQQVIDAASKAANLIGAGLYGVDLKEIDGKAFVIEVNDNPSIDHGVEDLFLGDLVYDRVMTEFLRRIQLRGL from the coding sequence ATGGCTCAGTTTTTAATTGTTACCGATGACGCAAGTGATTGGCGTCCTTATCTTCCAAGTGACAACATGGTCACTGTTCACGATTATTTAAATATGGGCGCCTACTCAGATAAAGGTGCTATGCAAGTGATTAACTTGTGCCGTAGTTATGATTATTTAAGCACCGGATATTATTGTTCGTTAATGGCTGAAGCGCGTGGGCACCGAGTTATACCTCGGGTTATGACCATTAATGATTTGTCCCAAGACCGATTTTTTAGCCTGCCTCAGTCCGGATTAGATAAATTAGCCGCTACCGTTAATGATATCTCGATGAAAATCTTTTTCGGTTATTGTGACAACCCTGCATTAGAAAAAATCGCCCGTAAAATTTTTGAACGATTCACGGTACCTATCCTAGAAGTGCGCTTATCTAAACAGTCAGATAAATGGCAAGTGGATACTATTGAACCTGCGGCCTTTCAAAACTTAACTGACGTTGAACAGGATTTGTTTGCTAAGTACTTAGAAGTGTTTTCGCAAAAGGTATGGAAGTTACCTAAAGCGGCTAAGCGCTATCGCTATGAAATTGCCATGTTGGTGGATGAAGACGAAAAAATGCCTCCATCAGATAAGGCTGCGCTTAAATTATTTACTAAATCAGCCAACCGTATCGGTATGGATTTAGTGCAAATTGGCTCCCGCGATTTAGCTCGGCTGAGTGAGTTTGATGGTTTATTCATTCGCTCAACCACTAATATTAGTAACTTCACTTACCGATTTGCCAAAGCGGCAGAGCAGTTAGGGTTAGTGGTAATGGACGACCCTGAATCCATTATGAAATGTACTAACAAGGTGTTTTTAACTGAGCTATTGAATCGACATAAAGTGCCGGTTCCTAAAAGTTTAATCTTTAAAAAGTCTGATGAAAACTGGGTCGATAATGTTATTGAAACCATAGGTTTGCCCGCGGTGCTTAAAGTGCCTGATGGGGCTTTTTCGCTTGGAGTACTAAAAGTTAAAGACAGAGAAACCTTGATTGAACAAGCGAATAAAATTTTTGAACACAGTGCGCTTATTTTAGCCCAAGCCTTTATGCCAACAGATTATGACTGGCGTATTGGCATGTTAAATCGTCAGCCTATTTATGCTTGTCGCTATTTTATGAGTCGCGGTCACTGGCAAATTTATCAACATCATCAAAGCGGCCGTGTGAGCAGTGGTGACTTTGATTGTGTAGACTTAAAGATGGTGCCGCAGCAGGTGATTGATGCGGCCAGTAAGGCGGCTAATTTAATTGGTGCAGGTTTATACGGTGTCGATTTAAAAGAAATTGACGGTAAAGCATTTGTGATTGAAGTTAACGATAATCCGAGCATTGATCATGGGGTAGAGGATTTGTTTTTGGGGGATTTAGTTTACGATAGAGTAATGACAGAATTTTTAAGGCGTATTCAGCTTAGAGGGTTGTAA
- a CDS encoding GNAT family N-acetyltransferase/peptidase C39 family protein: MLLRQAILSDLPQLNTLETNAFSGDKISSRQMKRFINSPLDCLLVAEIDGIIAAYALVLFHRGTRLARLYSIAVAAEFRGRNIAFELVTRCEQTVVERGFITLRLEVRNDNIAAKNLYLKMGYKVLKTLVHYYDDLADGVRMHKRLDPPGPSKVIKMPLYVQTTPFTCGAACLMMAMSAVNQRYQPSRIDELSIWREATTIFMTSGHGGCSVHGLALAGVKRGLQLEVYSQSTSVPFIDSVRDSNKKEVITLVHNEFCQQLTSQGIQMHNASPSLAQLRDWIDNGYAVLLMISTYRFNGEKGPHWVILSGYNEQFMFIHDPYVVAQKDAINAAYVPISQSELAQVMQYGRQKQVSCLVVKSSQA; encoded by the coding sequence ATGCTGCTGCGTCAAGCTATTCTAAGCGACCTCCCCCAACTCAATACCCTTGAAACGAATGCGTTTAGTGGCGACAAAATCAGTTCTCGACAAATGAAACGCTTTATTAATTCACCATTAGACTGCTTATTAGTCGCCGAAATCGACGGTATCATCGCCGCTTATGCATTGGTGCTTTTTCATCGTGGTACTCGCCTAGCCAGGCTGTATTCAATTGCCGTAGCGGCTGAATTTAGAGGCCGTAACATTGCCTTTGAACTTGTTACCCGCTGCGAGCAAACGGTGGTCGAACGTGGCTTCATTACATTACGCCTAGAAGTAAGAAACGACAATATCGCCGCCAAAAATCTTTATTTAAAAATGGGTTATAAGGTACTAAAAACCTTAGTGCATTATTACGATGATTTGGCCGACGGCGTGCGCATGCACAAACGCTTAGACCCACCAGGGCCAAGTAAAGTCATCAAGATGCCTTTGTACGTGCAAACCACTCCTTTTACCTGTGGTGCCGCCTGCCTAATGATGGCAATGAGCGCCGTAAATCAGCGTTACCAACCTAGCCGCATTGATGAGTTAAGCATTTGGCGTGAAGCCACCACTATTTTTATGACCAGCGGACATGGGGGTTGCAGTGTGCATGGTTTGGCTTTAGCAGGGGTAAAACGCGGGTTACAGCTTGAGGTTTACAGCCAATCCACTTCAGTGCCTTTTATTGACAGCGTACGTGACAGCAATAAAAAAGAAGTGATAACCCTAGTGCACAATGAATTTTGCCAGCAACTGACCAGCCAAGGCATTCAAATGCACAATGCATCGCCAAGTTTGGCTCAGCTTCGAGACTGGATAGATAACGGCTATGCGGTCTTACTGATGATCAGCACTTACCGCTTTAATGGCGAAAAAGGCCCGCACTGGGTCATTCTAAGCGGTTATAACGAGCAGTTTATGTTTATTCACGACCCATATGTTGTCGCTCAAAAAGATGCGATAAATGCCGCTTATGTGCCGATAAGCCAATCTGAGTTGGCGCAGGTAATGCAATATGGAAGACAAAAACAGGTTTCGTGTTTGGTGGTAAAGTCATCTCAGGCTTAA
- a CDS encoding BlaI/MecI/CopY family transcriptional regulator, translated as MQLGELEKLVLQFLWSEKEADAKRVHAAVGIVRGNSLNTIQSTLDRLFKKGLLSRTKQGHAHLYCAKVDRESLIATLITDVTADFIGDGEHSLIAAFASSSSNLDDAQFEALEKLIEQQRQLRSRQS; from the coding sequence ATGCAATTAGGCGAACTCGAAAAGTTAGTACTTCAATTCCTTTGGTCTGAGAAAGAAGCAGATGCAAAGCGTGTTCATGCTGCTGTGGGCATAGTGCGGGGAAACTCGCTAAATACGATTCAAAGTACTTTAGATCGGTTATTCAAAAAAGGCTTATTAAGTCGAACGAAGCAGGGACATGCACATTTATATTGTGCAAAAGTTGATCGTGAATCACTTATAGCAACGTTAATTACTGATGTTACCGCTGACTTTATCGGGGACGGTGAGCACAGTCTTATTGCGGCTTTTGCTTCTTCATCATCCAATCTTGATGATGCTCAATTTGAAGCATTGGAAAAACTCATCGAACAACAACGTCAGTTACGTAGTAGGCAATCGTAA
- a CDS encoding M56 family metallopeptidase, which produces MLTGNIAILLNLSSVAITAFVLVTMLISAIIPLVKNRLGLVNFTAQKRTLWLLATAPWWIALCCVVIFFPRQNTASIVIWIENIAHWHHIDLFIFTSWHGFTLIIAAVILTLLVSTALTQIRRHSRAMDSLFSLSEVQPINRNGDDTIYSISLTTPAAFTIGFFKPKVYLTTGLLQHLKPSALDIIIQHELAHVRARDPLFKSVFSFFCQLYPKPTRRILQQHFTLLTEQLADSVVTRYHDNLDVAQTLISVAKKQRNLPLRCDSFQISHFSHDQITLRVQKLLSPQCKKSELTLVVTGLCFLAATLFTASTIDSIHHLIETYFIH; this is translated from the coding sequence ATGCTCACAGGTAATATCGCTATTTTATTGAATTTATCCAGTGTTGCTATAACGGCTTTCGTTTTAGTGACAATGCTAATATCTGCCATTATCCCTTTGGTTAAGAACAGACTAGGTTTAGTTAACTTTACTGCGCAAAAACGTACATTATGGTTGTTAGCAACAGCGCCTTGGTGGATTGCTTTATGTTGCGTAGTAATTTTTTTTCCACGTCAAAATACTGCAAGCATAGTCATTTGGATAGAAAATATAGCTCATTGGCATCATATTGATTTGTTCATATTTACCAGCTGGCATGGGTTTACTTTGATTATTGCAGCGGTCATTTTAACATTGCTAGTGAGTACCGCATTGACTCAAATCCGACGACATTCGAGGGCGATGGACAGTCTTTTTTCATTATCAGAGGTGCAGCCTATCAATCGTAATGGCGATGATACAATTTATTCGATTTCACTCACTACCCCAGCCGCTTTTACTATTGGTTTTTTCAAGCCAAAGGTCTATTTGACCACTGGTTTATTACAACACCTTAAACCTTCGGCTTTGGATATCATTATCCAACATGAATTAGCCCATGTGCGGGCACGAGATCCCTTATTCAAAAGCGTATTCTCTTTTTTTTGCCAGCTTTATCCAAAACCAACCCGCCGTATTTTGCAACAGCATTTTACATTGCTGACCGAGCAGTTGGCAGACTCGGTTGTTACGCGTTATCACGATAACCTCGATGTAGCACAAACACTGATTAGCGTTGCCAAGAAGCAGCGTAACTTACCCCTAAGGTGTGACAGTTTCCAAATCAGTCACTTTAGTCACGATCAAATTACCTTACGTGTACAAAAGCTGTTATCACCACAATGCAAAAAATCTGAACTTACTTTAGTAGTGACGGGATTATGCTTTCTAGCAGCAACCCTATTTACGGCATCAACCATAGATAGTATTCATCACCTAATTGAAACCTATTTCATCCATTAA
- a CDS encoding TolC family protein, with product MNLFVATIKIKKPIDNRFLFGLFTFIMAFSVTAKEVKEFESAIYLNDAVSMTLANHPELKAFLLRNDMQQGQVQQAAIGEPSQINLTVEDALGVGQHSALSNMQTTLTFSWLLQQEQINGRVNTAKTEIEQLAVEQQIVSFDLAATTAKQFIQILVKQERLKLNQMATLQAKEVLKALSERVNAGKGSNIDVRMAEVEIVRMALAVEDTVHDLKASQYQLSSLWGQAGSTFRVNGDLLALPKLSNLEYELDKLKQSPHILQFVTATRIAQSQLELARIEAKSQWQFTAGLRRYEATDDFGLVAGVSIPLGTDNRNAGKIATLKAKQDVLAFEQASLMQQLDSQLYVLLQEMAHARHVIDTFQQDIIPTLDITLKEAVIAFNVGQLSYSQWSDIRRELLNAQSELLNTYESLHLQHIEIQRLTGASISQ from the coding sequence ATGAATCTATTCGTTGCAACAATCAAGATTAAAAAACCGATTGACAATCGGTTTTTGTTTGGCTTGTTTACATTTATCATGGCTTTTTCTGTTACGGCAAAAGAGGTTAAGGAATTCGAGTCGGCTATTTACTTGAATGATGCCGTTAGCATGACGCTTGCTAATCATCCTGAGCTAAAAGCCTTTTTACTTCGAAATGATATGCAACAAGGTCAGGTACAGCAAGCCGCAATAGGTGAACCTTCACAAATAAACCTGACTGTTGAGGACGCGTTAGGGGTGGGTCAGCACAGTGCATTGAGTAATATGCAAACCACATTGACGTTTTCTTGGTTGTTGCAACAAGAACAAATAAACGGTCGCGTTAATACCGCGAAAACAGAAATAGAACAGCTAGCCGTTGAGCAACAAATTGTATCATTCGATTTGGCTGCAACTACTGCCAAACAATTTATCCAGATTTTAGTAAAGCAAGAGCGTTTAAAGCTTAACCAAATGGCAACGCTTCAGGCTAAGGAAGTGTTGAAAGCCCTATCAGAGCGAGTTAACGCGGGTAAAGGGTCTAATATTGATGTTCGTATGGCTGAGGTTGAGATTGTACGAATGGCATTAGCGGTGGAAGACACAGTTCACGACTTAAAAGCCAGCCAATACCAACTGTCTTCGCTTTGGGGGCAAGCAGGTAGCACTTTTCGAGTCAATGGTGATTTACTGGCGTTACCTAAGTTGTCTAACTTGGAATATGAGTTAGATAAGCTTAAACAAAGTCCCCATATTCTTCAGTTTGTTACCGCAACACGTATTGCACAATCGCAACTAGAATTAGCGCGTATTGAGGCTAAGTCACAATGGCAGTTTACTGCTGGATTAAGACGTTATGAAGCAACGGATGATTTTGGATTAGTCGCAGGGGTGTCTATACCACTGGGAACTGACAATCGAAATGCAGGCAAAATAGCAACATTAAAGGCGAAGCAAGATGTACTTGCTTTTGAACAAGCGTCACTTATGCAACAGCTTGATTCGCAGCTTTATGTGCTACTTCAAGAGATGGCCCATGCACGACACGTTATTGATACATTTCAACAGGATATTATTCCGACACTCGACATAACCCTTAAAGAGGCCGTTATAGCATTTAATGTTGGCCAACTCAGTTACAGCCAGTGGAGTGATATACGCCGAGAGTTACTTAATGCGCAATCGGAATTGTTAAATACTTACGAGAGTTTGCATTTACAGCATATTGAAATTCAACGCCTAACCGGCGCATCTATATCTCAGTGA
- a CDS encoding efflux RND transporter periplasmic adaptor subunit translates to MKNDKILTLLTVAVFLFTGFTAPLPVFASSDPEVEQAEPEKGPNRGRMLRDGDIAVELAIFETGIPPEFRVWITDIGMPVSPDKVDLSVQLTRLGNVVDDIKFRVQGDFLRGDLEIYEPHSFVVTIMAKYQGKTHRWEYDNIEGRTQIAPDVANAMEIETEVVGPVTLHQTIPAYGRLSLPANASHNIAARFDGVIKTLFVQQGDVVKQGQVLMTVESNESLKPYQITSPSDGIISEQYANTGEPTGGKVLLRLTNTAHYVAKLAIYPQDYTKVEIGTPVTIKVEGDEHLLIGKVEFIEQRVRDDQAKLVWVTLPNTNHSLAEGGFVNADIEVATINVAVAVKKVGLQGFRDFTVVYAKVGDQYEVRMLELGSEDSQWIEVLGGIEVGTTYVTENSYIIKADIEKSGASHDH, encoded by the coding sequence ATGAAAAATGATAAGATTTTGACATTATTGACTGTCGCGGTATTTCTGTTTACAGGTTTTACGGCCCCATTGCCTGTGTTTGCATCATCTGATCCTGAGGTTGAACAAGCTGAGCCAGAAAAAGGCCCCAATAGAGGCCGTATGTTACGAGATGGCGATATTGCAGTTGAACTCGCGATTTTTGAAACCGGCATTCCTCCTGAATTTAGAGTGTGGATCACGGATATTGGTATGCCAGTATCCCCTGACAAAGTTGACTTAAGTGTGCAGCTAACCAGGCTGGGTAATGTTGTTGATGACATTAAATTTCGTGTTCAAGGAGACTTTCTTCGTGGTGACCTGGAAATTTATGAGCCGCATTCATTTGTGGTTACGATCATGGCTAAGTATCAGGGTAAAACCCACCGCTGGGAATACGATAACATTGAAGGACGTACTCAAATAGCGCCTGATGTCGCCAATGCCATGGAAATTGAAACAGAGGTAGTAGGACCTGTAACCCTCCATCAAACTATTCCAGCATATGGGCGTTTATCGCTTCCTGCTAACGCGAGCCATAACATAGCGGCAAGATTTGATGGCGTTATAAAAACCTTATTTGTTCAACAGGGCGATGTTGTAAAGCAAGGGCAAGTGTTGATGACGGTGGAAAGCAACGAAAGTCTTAAACCCTATCAAATAACGTCGCCTTCTGACGGCATTATTAGTGAGCAATATGCCAATACTGGTGAACCAACAGGCGGAAAAGTACTACTAAGGTTAACCAATACGGCTCATTATGTGGCAAAACTGGCGATATACCCACAAGACTATACCAAGGTTGAAATAGGGACACCTGTAACCATTAAGGTCGAAGGTGATGAGCATCTGCTGATCGGCAAAGTCGAATTTATTGAACAAAGAGTTCGTGATGACCAGGCAAAACTTGTTTGGGTCACATTACCTAATACTAACCATTCACTGGCGGAAGGTGGTTTCGTCAATGCAGATATCGAGGTCGCAACAATCAATGTTGCCGTGGCGGTTAAAAAAGTGGGTTTACAAGGATTCAGGGATTTTACCGTCGTTTACGCAAAGGTGGGCGATCAATACGAAGTGAGAATGCTTGAGTTGGGTAGCGAAGACAGTCAGTGGATTGAAGTGCTGGGCGGTATCGAAGTGGGTACAACCTATGTCACTGAAAATAGTTACATTATCAAGGCCGACATTGAAAAGTCAGGCGCATCGCACGATCACTAG